In a genomic window of Bactrocera dorsalis isolate Fly_Bdor unplaced genomic scaffold, ASM2337382v1 BdCtg013, whole genome shotgun sequence:
- the LOC105227614 gene encoding unconventional myosin-Ia isoform X2, which produces MEQEIGTWDSVLLENLSEDSFINNIHLRYKRDHIYTYIGTSVVAVNPYHHISERTSDTIRNYGSKGIFQLPPHIYGLTNLAFQSLKDQGEDQCIVLTGESGAGKTESFKMIVNFLTHIQDKITTSQLFKKEIPNSSTGSGYSGHVQMHRRTSSNCSVPNVALYKKSDSAMTITNTARRQSLSPGPGPRRCSTANVSAQRIRAESSDRSQGRRNMREKIVDFDFSHHKSTENISYIDGKVTSRTIEKHPSKSCFKHQPTQTAPINTANLMNSSFATSSKYLHSAHHSGNVSSGGCRQCGHSKCTRALALEMDPRNMPFKTTTTHSFLAGPSRAMHRGSFCNLLRQHSTESQTDRSSLIGSTQRISLYEAHKQNQMVGVTCTAIPSSFATGAQTSSSLSLSGTMNVPNTKSRRKSPSQRLRECVTCADVFLEAMGNAVTLKNSNSSRYGKLFDIEIDFKGDPMGVHITHFMLEKTRITNPGVGERNFHIFYQLLLGADLPLLKSLKLYRNVEKYDILRNTTAIEEDRDNFHYTKKSLEILGLSCDEITAILRVIAIVLKLGNFIFVPITNIDGTEGCQISNVYEVQETAHLLSLEAQILINCLTRANCSNSTMEDVGCELDARQAANARNTLCRTLYGRLFTWLVNKINEILKSTQREKNLALLDFYGFELLEINSFEQFAINYSAEKIHQNFVHNVLRLEQELYIREGLEWTRVDFFDNESICELIDKPSYGILAIINEPHLNSNESLLLRIQQCCAGHPNFISGSQNSMCFKIRHFANVVSYSIHRFLEKNSDVLPKYVSGAMHQSKLPLVQSLFPEGNPRRQVSRKPTTLSSNVRTQLHTLLAIIKNRRSHYVFCIKPNECKQPLTFDLALVQHQVRYMSLMPLVHLCRTGHCFHLPHAKFYSRYKLLNSSTWPHYRGNVSADNAPGCSIVEGVALIIRNLPLPAAEFTIGTKNVFVRSPRTEYELEQFRRERINELAILIQTKFRMYVARKHFMRMRQSQIIIASAWRTWQARKEYTVMKYKRQVHWAVDIISKYYRHWKIRHFLLTIPMRLPPNTLSPLSTEWPTAPKFLAETSRLLRAIYHRWKCYIYRSSFDQTSRNRMREKVTASIIFKDRKASYSRSVGHPFVGDYVRLRHNQQWKKMCVETNDQYVVFADIINKITRSSGKFVPILLVLSTSSLLLLDQRTLQIKYRVPASEIYRMSLSPYLDDIAVFHVKASEFGRKKGDFVFQTGHVIEIVTKMFLVIQNATGKPPEIHISTEFEANFGQQTIIFSFKYGGMSDLVQSQPKVTRKANRMEITV; this is translated from the exons ATGGAACAAGAAATTGGAACATGGGACTCAGTTCTTCTGGAAAATCTTTCTGAAGATAGCTTTATTAACAATATCCACCTTCGCTACAAACGTGACCACATATAC acaTACATTGGAACATCTGTTGTCGCTGTGAATCCATATCATCACATATCAGAACGAACGTCAGACACCATACGTAACTATGGCAGCAAAGGAATATTTCAATTGCCTCCGCATAT TTACGGTTTGACGAATTTAGCATTTCAATCGCTGAAAGATCAAGGAGAAGATCAGTGTATTGTACTCACAG gcGAAAGTGGTGCAGGGAAGACGGAATCCTTCAAAATGATCGTTAATTTTCTCACGCATATTCAAGATAAAATCACAACGTcgcaactatttaaaaaagaaataccaAATAGTAGTACTGGCAGTGGTTATAGTGGTCATGTTCAAATGCATCGACGTACATCTAGCAATTGTTCGGTTCCAAATGttgctttatataaaaaatctgaTAGTGCCATGACAATAACAAATACAGCGCGTCGTCAGTCGCTTTCGCCTGGTCCAGGACCACGTCGTTGTAGCACTGCAAATGTCTCCGCACAACGCATTCGCGCTGAAAGCTCAGATCGCAGTCAAGGTCGGCGTAATATGCGAGAGAAAATTGTTGATTTCGATTTCTCTCATCACAAAAGtactgaaaatatttcatatatcgATGGAAAGGTTACATCACGTACTATTGAAAAACATCCGTCAAAGTCATGCTTTAAGCACCAACCAACACAAACAGCCCCTATTAACACTGCCAATTTAATGAATTCAAGCTTTGCCACATCGTCAAAATACCTGCATAGTGCCCATCACTCTGGAAATGTATCTAGCGGAGGTTGTCGTCAGTGTGGCCACAGTAAATGTACACGCGCTTTAGCTCTTGAAATGGACCCTCGCAATATGCCATTCAAAACGACCACTACACATAGCTTTTTAGCTGGTCCTTCTAGAGCCATGCATCGCGGTAGCTTCTGTAATTTATTACGACAACATTCCACAGAAAGCCAAACAGACCGTTCATCACTGATTGGTTCAACACAACGTATTTCTCTTTACGAAGCACACAAACAGAATCAGATGGTCGGCGTCACTTGTACGGCCATACCAAGTAGTTTTGCAACTGGTGCACAAACTTCTTCATCACTTTCACTCTCAGGGACAATGAATGTGCCAAACACAAAGTCGCGTCGAAAGTCACCTAGTCAAAGATTACGAGAATGTGTCACTTGTGCCGATGTTTTTCTCGAAGCCATGGGGAACGCGGTTACCTTAAAGAACAGCAATTCCAGTCGTTAT GGCAAACTGTTCGACATTGAAATCGATTTTAAGGGCGATCCAATGGGCGTGCACATAACTCATT tcaTGCTGGAAAAG acGCGCATTACCAATCCCGGTGTTGGGGAACGAAATTTTCACATCTTCTACCAGTTGCTGTTGGGGGCTGATCTGCCATTGTTAA AATCCCTAAAACTATATAGGAATGTGGAAAAATACGATATCTTAAGGAATACAACTGCCATTGAAGAAGATCGCGATAATTTTCACTACACCAAA AAATCTCTTGAAATACTTGGCTTGTCGTGTGATGAAATTACCGCCATACTTCGTGTCATTGCAATCGTTTTAAAGTTAGGAAACTTCATTTTTGTGCCCATAACAAATATCGACGGAACTGAAGGCTGTCAAATATCAAATGTTTACG AAGTGCAAGAGACAGCACACTTACTAAGTTTAGAAGCTCAAATCTTAATAAATTGCCTTACTCGAGCCAATTGCTCAAATAGCACTATGGAAGATGTCG GCTGCGAATTAGATGCTCGTCAAGCAGCCAACGCACGTAACACCCTTTGTCGCACACTTTATGGCCGGCTATTTACTTGGTTGGTGaataaaatcaatgaaataCTAAAATCTACACAACGTGAAAAGAATTTAGCTTTACTCGATTTTTACGGTTTCGAGTTGCTTGAAATCAACTCCTTCGAACAATTCGCAATAAATTACAGCGCTGAAAAGATACACCAG aaTTTTGTTCACAACGTATTAAGACTAGAACAGGAACTATACATACGTGAAGGACTGGAATGGACACGCGTAGACTTTTTTGATAATGAGTCAATTTGTGAACTTATCGATAAGCCAAGTTATGGTATTTTAGCAATTATTAATGAGCCGCATCTTAACAGCAATGAATCACTTTTGCTACGCATTCAGCAGTGTTGTGCAGGGCACCCGAATTTTATAAGTGGTAGTCAGAATTCAATGTGCTTCAA AATTCGACACTTTGCCAATGTCGTCAGTTACTCGATACATCGTTTTTTAGAAAAGAATTCGGACGTTTTGCCAAAGTATGTTAGTGGGGCAATGCACCAAAGTAAACTTCCTTTAGTTCAGAGTCTCTTTCCAGaag GCAATCCTCGACGACAAGTGAGCCGTAAGCCGACAACACTGAGTTCCAACGTTCGTACACAATTGCATACATTATTAGCCATAATAAAGAATCGACGTTCCCACTATGTGTTCTGTATAAAACCGAATGAATGCAAGCAACCGCTTACCTTTGATTTGGCATTGGTGCAGCATCAGGTGCGTTATATGTCGCTAATGCCGTTGGTGCACCTCTGCCGCACTGGTCATTGCTTCCATTTGCCGCATGCAAAATTCTACAGTCGCTATAAACTGCTGAATAGCTCAACTTGGCCGCATTATCGTGGCAATGTGAGTGCGGACAATGCTCCTGGTTGCAGTATTGTGGAAGGTGTTGCGCTTATCATACGCAACTTACCACTACCAGCGGCGGAATTTACAATCGGCACGAAAAACGTGTTTGTACGCAGTCCACGCACCGAATATGAATTGGAACAATTTCGCAGGGAGCGCATCAATGAATTAGCCATATTGATCCAGACAAAATTTCGTATGTATGTGGCACGAAAACATTTTATGCGCATGCGTCAAAGCCAGATTATAATCGCGAGCGCCTGGCGCACATGGCAG GCACGCAAAGAATATACGGTTATGAAGTATAAACGCCAAGTGCATTGGGCTGTCGATATTATATCCAAATATTACCGGCATTGGAAAATTAGGCATTTCCTGTTAACCATACCGATGCGTTTGCCACCAAACACGTTAAGTCCGCTTTCCACAGAGTGGCCAACAGCGCCTAAATTTCTTGCTGAAACGTCACGTCTACTTCGCGCCATATACCATCGGTGGAAATGCTATATTTATCGCAGCTCTTTCGATCAGACCTCACGCAACCGTATGCGCGAAAAAGTTACTGCCAGTATTATCTTTAAGGATCGCAAAGCATCATATTCGCGGAG TGTGGGCCACCCATTTGTTGGCGATTATGTGAGGCTGCGGCATAACCAACAATggaaaaaaatgtgtgtggaAACAAATGATCAATATGTGGTATTCGCTGacattatcaataaaataacgCGTTCCAGTGGGAAG TTTGTGCCAATTTTGCTGGTATTGTCAACGTCGTCATTACTCCTGCTTGACCAACGCACGCTACAAATCAAATATCGCGTGCCTGCATCGGAGATTTATCGCATGTCCTTGAGCCCGTATCTGGATGACATTGCAGTATTTCACGTCAAAGCG TCTGAATTTGGGCGTAAAAAGGgtgattttgtttttcaaacggGGCATGTCATCGAGATTGTAACCAAAATGTTTCTTGTCATACAAAATGCCACAGGAAAACCACCAGAAATACACATTAGCACCGA GTTTGAAGCGAATTTCGGTCAACAAACAATAATATTCTCATTTAAATATGGTGGGATGTCCGATTTGGTGCAATCTCAACCGAAAGTTACACGCAAAGCGAATCGCATGGAGATTACTGTGTAA
- the LOC105227614 gene encoding unconventional myosin-Ib isoform X1, producing the protein MEQEIGTWDSVLLENLSEDSFINNIHLRYKRDHIYTYIGTSVVAVNPYHHISERTSDTIRNYGSKGIFQLPPHIYGLTNLAFQSLKDQGEDQCIVLTGESGAGKTESFKMIVNFLTHIQDKITTSQLFKKEIPNSSTGSGYSGHVQMHRRTSSNCSVPNVALYKKSDSAMTITNTARRQSLSPGPGPRRCSTANVSAQRIRAESSDRSQGRRNMREKIVDFDFSHHKSTENISYIDGKVTSRTIEKHPSKSCFKHQPTQTAPINTANLMNSSFATSSKYLHSAHHSGNVSSGGCRQCGHSKCTRALALEMDPRNMPFKTTTTHSFLAGPSRAMHRGSFCNLLRQHSTESQTDRSSLIGSTQRISLYEAHKQNQMVGVTCTAIPSSFATGAQTSSSLSLSGTMNVPNTKSRRKSPSQRLRECVTCADVFLEAMGNAVTLKNSNSSRYGKLFDIEIDFKGDPMGVHITHFMLEKTRITNPGVGERNFHIFYQLLLGADLPLLKSLKLYRNVEKYDILRNTTAIEEDRDNFHYTKKSLEILGLSCDEITAILRVIAIVLKLGNFIFVPITNIDGTEGCQISNVYEVQETAHLLSLEAQILINCLTRANCSNSTMEDVGCELDARQAANARNTLCRTLYGRLFTWLVNKINEILKSTQREKNLALLDFYGFELLEINSFEQFAINYSAEKIHQNFVHNVLRLEQELYIREGLEWTRVDFFDNESICELIDKPSYGILAIINEPHLNSNESLLLRIQQCCAGHPNFISGSQNSMCFKIRHFANVVSYSIHRFLEKNSDVLPKYVSGAMHQSKLPLVQSLFPEGNPRRQVSRKPTTLSSNVRTQLHTLLAIIKNRRSHYVFCIKPNECKQPLTFDLALVQHQVRYMSLMPLVHLCRTGHCFHLPHAKFYSRYKLLNSSTWPHYRGNVSADNAPGCSIVEGVALIIRNLPLPAAEFTIGTKNVFVRSPRTEYELEQFRRERINELAILIQTKFRMYVARKHFMRMRQSQIIIASAWRTWQECRFSIPFKGRKHLWSLYRSARKEYTVMKYKRQVHWAVDIISKYYRHWKIRHFLLTIPMRLPPNTLSPLSTEWPTAPKFLAETSRLLRAIYHRWKCYIYRSSFDQTSRNRMREKVTASIIFKDRKASYSRSVGHPFVGDYVRLRHNQQWKKMCVETNDQYVVFADIINKITRSSGKFVPILLVLSTSSLLLLDQRTLQIKYRVPASEIYRMSLSPYLDDIAVFHVKASEFGRKKGDFVFQTGHVIEIVTKMFLVIQNATGKPPEIHISTEFEANFGQQTIIFSFKYGGMSDLVQSQPKVTRKANRMEITV; encoded by the exons ATGGAACAAGAAATTGGAACATGGGACTCAGTTCTTCTGGAAAATCTTTCTGAAGATAGCTTTATTAACAATATCCACCTTCGCTACAAACGTGACCACATATAC acaTACATTGGAACATCTGTTGTCGCTGTGAATCCATATCATCACATATCAGAACGAACGTCAGACACCATACGTAACTATGGCAGCAAAGGAATATTTCAATTGCCTCCGCATAT TTACGGTTTGACGAATTTAGCATTTCAATCGCTGAAAGATCAAGGAGAAGATCAGTGTATTGTACTCACAG gcGAAAGTGGTGCAGGGAAGACGGAATCCTTCAAAATGATCGTTAATTTTCTCACGCATATTCAAGATAAAATCACAACGTcgcaactatttaaaaaagaaataccaAATAGTAGTACTGGCAGTGGTTATAGTGGTCATGTTCAAATGCATCGACGTACATCTAGCAATTGTTCGGTTCCAAATGttgctttatataaaaaatctgaTAGTGCCATGACAATAACAAATACAGCGCGTCGTCAGTCGCTTTCGCCTGGTCCAGGACCACGTCGTTGTAGCACTGCAAATGTCTCCGCACAACGCATTCGCGCTGAAAGCTCAGATCGCAGTCAAGGTCGGCGTAATATGCGAGAGAAAATTGTTGATTTCGATTTCTCTCATCACAAAAGtactgaaaatatttcatatatcgATGGAAAGGTTACATCACGTACTATTGAAAAACATCCGTCAAAGTCATGCTTTAAGCACCAACCAACACAAACAGCCCCTATTAACACTGCCAATTTAATGAATTCAAGCTTTGCCACATCGTCAAAATACCTGCATAGTGCCCATCACTCTGGAAATGTATCTAGCGGAGGTTGTCGTCAGTGTGGCCACAGTAAATGTACACGCGCTTTAGCTCTTGAAATGGACCCTCGCAATATGCCATTCAAAACGACCACTACACATAGCTTTTTAGCTGGTCCTTCTAGAGCCATGCATCGCGGTAGCTTCTGTAATTTATTACGACAACATTCCACAGAAAGCCAAACAGACCGTTCATCACTGATTGGTTCAACACAACGTATTTCTCTTTACGAAGCACACAAACAGAATCAGATGGTCGGCGTCACTTGTACGGCCATACCAAGTAGTTTTGCAACTGGTGCACAAACTTCTTCATCACTTTCACTCTCAGGGACAATGAATGTGCCAAACACAAAGTCGCGTCGAAAGTCACCTAGTCAAAGATTACGAGAATGTGTCACTTGTGCCGATGTTTTTCTCGAAGCCATGGGGAACGCGGTTACCTTAAAGAACAGCAATTCCAGTCGTTAT GGCAAACTGTTCGACATTGAAATCGATTTTAAGGGCGATCCAATGGGCGTGCACATAACTCATT tcaTGCTGGAAAAG acGCGCATTACCAATCCCGGTGTTGGGGAACGAAATTTTCACATCTTCTACCAGTTGCTGTTGGGGGCTGATCTGCCATTGTTAA AATCCCTAAAACTATATAGGAATGTGGAAAAATACGATATCTTAAGGAATACAACTGCCATTGAAGAAGATCGCGATAATTTTCACTACACCAAA AAATCTCTTGAAATACTTGGCTTGTCGTGTGATGAAATTACCGCCATACTTCGTGTCATTGCAATCGTTTTAAAGTTAGGAAACTTCATTTTTGTGCCCATAACAAATATCGACGGAACTGAAGGCTGTCAAATATCAAATGTTTACG AAGTGCAAGAGACAGCACACTTACTAAGTTTAGAAGCTCAAATCTTAATAAATTGCCTTACTCGAGCCAATTGCTCAAATAGCACTATGGAAGATGTCG GCTGCGAATTAGATGCTCGTCAAGCAGCCAACGCACGTAACACCCTTTGTCGCACACTTTATGGCCGGCTATTTACTTGGTTGGTGaataaaatcaatgaaataCTAAAATCTACACAACGTGAAAAGAATTTAGCTTTACTCGATTTTTACGGTTTCGAGTTGCTTGAAATCAACTCCTTCGAACAATTCGCAATAAATTACAGCGCTGAAAAGATACACCAG aaTTTTGTTCACAACGTATTAAGACTAGAACAGGAACTATACATACGTGAAGGACTGGAATGGACACGCGTAGACTTTTTTGATAATGAGTCAATTTGTGAACTTATCGATAAGCCAAGTTATGGTATTTTAGCAATTATTAATGAGCCGCATCTTAACAGCAATGAATCACTTTTGCTACGCATTCAGCAGTGTTGTGCAGGGCACCCGAATTTTATAAGTGGTAGTCAGAATTCAATGTGCTTCAA AATTCGACACTTTGCCAATGTCGTCAGTTACTCGATACATCGTTTTTTAGAAAAGAATTCGGACGTTTTGCCAAAGTATGTTAGTGGGGCAATGCACCAAAGTAAACTTCCTTTAGTTCAGAGTCTCTTTCCAGaag GCAATCCTCGACGACAAGTGAGCCGTAAGCCGACAACACTGAGTTCCAACGTTCGTACACAATTGCATACATTATTAGCCATAATAAAGAATCGACGTTCCCACTATGTGTTCTGTATAAAACCGAATGAATGCAAGCAACCGCTTACCTTTGATTTGGCATTGGTGCAGCATCAGGTGCGTTATATGTCGCTAATGCCGTTGGTGCACCTCTGCCGCACTGGTCATTGCTTCCATTTGCCGCATGCAAAATTCTACAGTCGCTATAAACTGCTGAATAGCTCAACTTGGCCGCATTATCGTGGCAATGTGAGTGCGGACAATGCTCCTGGTTGCAGTATTGTGGAAGGTGTTGCGCTTATCATACGCAACTTACCACTACCAGCGGCGGAATTTACAATCGGCACGAAAAACGTGTTTGTACGCAGTCCACGCACCGAATATGAATTGGAACAATTTCGCAGGGAGCGCATCAATGAATTAGCCATATTGATCCAGACAAAATTTCGTATGTATGTGGCACGAAAACATTTTATGCGCATGCGTCAAAGCCAGATTATAATCGCGAGCGCCTGGCGCACATGGCAG GAATGTCGCTTTAGCATTCCCTTTAAGGGCCGAAAGCACCTGTGGAGCCTCTATCGAAGT GCACGCAAAGAATATACGGTTATGAAGTATAAACGCCAAGTGCATTGGGCTGTCGATATTATATCCAAATATTACCGGCATTGGAAAATTAGGCATTTCCTGTTAACCATACCGATGCGTTTGCCACCAAACACGTTAAGTCCGCTTTCCACAGAGTGGCCAACAGCGCCTAAATTTCTTGCTGAAACGTCACGTCTACTTCGCGCCATATACCATCGGTGGAAATGCTATATTTATCGCAGCTCTTTCGATCAGACCTCACGCAACCGTATGCGCGAAAAAGTTACTGCCAGTATTATCTTTAAGGATCGCAAAGCATCATATTCGCGGAG TGTGGGCCACCCATTTGTTGGCGATTATGTGAGGCTGCGGCATAACCAACAATggaaaaaaatgtgtgtggaAACAAATGATCAATATGTGGTATTCGCTGacattatcaataaaataacgCGTTCCAGTGGGAAG TTTGTGCCAATTTTGCTGGTATTGTCAACGTCGTCATTACTCCTGCTTGACCAACGCACGCTACAAATCAAATATCGCGTGCCTGCATCGGAGATTTATCGCATGTCCTTGAGCCCGTATCTGGATGACATTGCAGTATTTCACGTCAAAGCG TCTGAATTTGGGCGTAAAAAGGgtgattttgtttttcaaacggGGCATGTCATCGAGATTGTAACCAAAATGTTTCTTGTCATACAAAATGCCACAGGAAAACCACCAGAAATACACATTAGCACCGA GTTTGAAGCGAATTTCGGTCAACAAACAATAATATTCTCATTTAAATATGGTGGGATGTCCGATTTGGTGCAATCTCAACCGAAAGTTACACGCAAAGCGAATCGCATGGAGATTACTGTGTAA